A portion of the Melitaea cinxia chromosome 1, ilMelCinx1.1, whole genome shotgun sequence genome contains these proteins:
- the LOC123654615 gene encoding uncharacterized protein LOC123654615, protein MFNASKVGIKNITFSNITDKRLVKKSLVISVLLATSLIDGIAENMYTEGCQWQKTILGHTFTMSRSTCLDTRDSATKNAVTVFKAWLQNHEEAQVMMASILVVVGLWWLVRAVLALVINLICPVLVVLLAVVCIPQLRTPLLGQNYPLLANIMREILLKMAENLKT, encoded by the exons ATGTTCAACGCTTCGAAAGTTG gtattaaaaatataactttttctaATATCACAGACAAACGTTTGGTAAAAAAGAGTTTGGTAATTTCTGTACTATTAGCAACGAGCTTGATAGACGGAATTGCTGAAAATATGTACACGGAAGGCTGTCAGTGGCAGAAGACTATACTTGGGCATACA ttCACCATGTCACGAAGCACTTGTTTGGACACACGCGACAGCGCCACCAAGAACGCTGTAACGGTGTTCAAAGCTTGGCTTCAAAATCATGAAGAAGCACAG GTGATGATGGCCAGTATCCTGGTGGTGGTGGGATTGTGGTGGCTGGTGCGTGCTGTTCTGGCACTTGTTATAAACCTCATCTGTCCCGTCCTCGTGGTGCTACTAGCAGTG GTCTGTATTCCTCAACTACGGACTCCTCTGCTCGGACAAAACTACCCGCTCCTGGCAAATATTATGAGAGAAATACTACTTAAAATGGCTGAGAACCTAAAAACGTAG